One Rosa chinensis cultivar Old Blush chromosome 3, RchiOBHm-V2, whole genome shotgun sequence DNA window includes the following coding sequences:
- the LOC121052181 gene encoding ervatamin-B-like, with protein sequence MANEEFLGLYTGFQAPNVTLNSSSFRGQRNIKSFRYQDLSETDVPTRIDWREQGAVTPVKEQGQCRSCWAFSAVAAIEGITKINSNQLISLSEQQLVDCNRDQINKGCGGGNMEDAFKYINDNGGITSEENYQYKGAEETCDTTKTTEYAAKINGYEMVPPNSENDLLKAVAKQPVSVAIDADGDEFRAYASGVFSGNCGTNLTHAVTIVGFGTTEEGTNYWLVKNSWGETWGEKGYVRILRNAGPPGGLCGIAMYPSYPTASAMAPAPSPL encoded by the exons ATGGCCAATGAAGAATTTCTCGGACTTTACACTGGATTTCAAGCTCCCAATGTCACCTTAAACTCAAGCTCATTCCGTGGACAACGTAATATCAAATCTTTTAGGTACCAAGACCTGTCTGAAACTGATGTTCCGACTAGAATTGACTGGAGGGAACAAGGTGCTGTTACCCCCGTCAAGGAACAAGGACAATGCC GTTCTTGTTGGGCATTTTCAGCAGTGGCAGCTATTGAGGGCATTACCAAAATCAATAGTAACCAATTGATTTCACTGTCCGAGCAACAACTTGTGGACTGTAACAGAGATCAAATTAACAAGGGCTGCGGTGGTGGTAATATGGAAGATGCCTTTAAATACATAAATGACAACGGAGGAATCACTAGTGAAGAAAACTACCAATACAAGGGTGCAGAAGAGACATGTGACACTACTAAGACGACTGAATATGCTGCCAAGATAAACGGTTATGAAATGGTTCCTCCCAATAGCGAAAATGATCTACTGAAGGCCGTGGCCAAGCAACCAGTCTCAGTTGCCATTGATGCCGATGGAGATGAATTTAGGGCATACGCAAGTGGGGTATTTTCTGGTAATTGCGGGACAAACCTAACCCATGCTGTTACAATCGTTGGGTTCGGAACGACTGAAGAAGGCACCAACTATTGGTTAGTGAAGAATTCATGGGGCGAAACCTGGGGTGAAAAGGGCTACGTGAGAATTCTTCGAAATGCTGGTCCTCCAGGAGGTTTGTGTGGCATTGCTATGTACCCTTCTTATCCAACTGCATCAGCTATGGCACCCGCTCCCTCACCACTGTAG